The region AGAAAATTTTTCTCAACGAGATGAAATACGGATTTTTTCCAAAAGAGAGAACGAAACCGAAGAAGAATTTTGGCAACGAGTACGTAAAGAGAAACAACATCTTTCGCAACGATACGATTCAACGTTTAGCGAAATTTGATTCGCTTCGTACAAACACATTTCAATATTGTTTAACCGCTGATTCACGAACGCTCGATATTTTCAAAGAGTTAGAAAAGCGAAATATTGAACTGTTCAAACTTGCGAAGAAGAAAAAAATCAACGGAATATTTTCAAGTCCACCGTACGTTGGTTTGATTGATTATCACGAACAACACGCGTACGCTTACGATTTGTTCGGCTTTGATAGAAACGATGAATTAGAAATCGGCACAATGGAAAAAGGAAATGGACGAGAAGCGAGAAATTTATACGTAAGAGGAATTGAAGAAGTTTTGAAGAACTGTAAAAAGTTTTTGATAGAAGATTACAATATTTTTCTCGTTGCGAACGACAAACACAATTTGTATCCAACAATTGCAGAGCAAAGCGGAATGAAAATTGTCAATCAATTCAAACGACCAGTTTTAAATCGCACAGAAAAAGACAAAGGTGCGTATTCGGAAATAATATTTCAGATGAAGGAAAGATAAGAAACCTTAATAGCCATAAAGTAGCCCCAATTAACTAACCTTATCACCTTACATAAAATGAAGATAGAATACCGAAATTTATTCACACATTTTATTTTTACCACAAAGAATCGTTTTCCCATTATTCCAGAAGCGAGTCGTGAAAGAATTGAAAAATATATTACTGGAATCGTACATAAAAACGATTCGAGATTATATGCAATTTATGCTAATCCAGAACACATGCATTTTTTAGTTTCTCGTTCCCCGAAATTATCGGAAGAAAAATTAGCGACAATGGTTGCAGAAAGTTCTTCTGCGTTTATCATCAAAAACAAACTATGTACTGGAATGTTTGCGTGGCAAGAAACTGCTTCTGCTTTTTCCGTTTCTAAATCCGAAGTAGATAAAGTATGCAAGTATATTTTAAATCAGTCGGAACATCATCGAAAAGTAACGTTTGCAGAAGAGTACGTTGTATTTATGAAACACTACAAAGAAAAACTGCTCTTTAAAAAATAAGGTGATAAGGTTGGAGTCTTGCGTGAATTCGTTGCTATTAAGGTTTTAAATAAATTACATTGCAAAAGAATATGAAAGAAAAAATTCTATACTCAATTTCTTCCGAAGATGTGGAAAACGTTTCGGGAGAAATTGATATTCCATTTACAAAGAAGGATTTACATTTTATTGGAGAAAAAATAGGAGATTATTTGGGAAGCCAATGGTATGATGCAATAGAATTTGCTTGAATGGTTGGGAGTTTATTTTTTTCAACAACCAAAAGCGAAAATAAATACGTTAATAGCAATTCCTTACAATCCTTATGAACCGCAACCGTACAAACGATGGACAATGAAAGGAATGTTGGATTTAAAAAATGAAGTAATGGTAGCAGAAGAGTTTTGGAATTTTCTTAATGGAGAAGGAACTTACAACGATTTACTCGATTGCTTTGAACAAGCGGGAATTGAATTGCGACCAGAGATTGATACATATTTTTCTAAATTCAAATAACGAATAACAGATAACAAACACAATTATGCAACACAAACTCTTCACACTTCTCATTACAATAATTTCAATAATCCCAAGTGTATTGTTCTCTCAACAATTTGAAAAATACTTCACCGCAACAACAATGCGTGTGGATTATTTTCATACGGGAACGAAAGGACAAGAAACAATTTCGCTCGATAAAGTGTACGAAGAAAACGAATGGAGCGGAAGCAAAACCAATCTCGTTGACAATTTGAACTTGGGAGAATTTTTCGTGAAAGTGTTCGACGTGCAAACAAACGAACTCATTTTCTCACGCGGATTTTCTTCCGTGTTCAACGAATGGCAAACAACGGACGAAGCGCTCAATGGCGTGTGGAGAACGTTTCACGAAACAGTGCGATTTCCGTTTCCGAAAAATAAAGTGCAAGTTACGTTGTCGCGCAGAGACAAATTTATTGCGACAGGAGAAATGCAAACGTTCCGGGAAATTTTTTCGTGCGTAATTGACCCGAATAATTCCAATGAAATCAATAGGGAGAAACGCACGGCAAAATTTACATCGTTCGATGTTATGAATAATGGCAAACCTGAAAACAAAGTTGATATTCTTATTCTCGGCGATGGTTATGCGAAAAGTGATATGAAAAAATTCCACGATGACGCAAAACATTTTACTGATGTACTGTTTTCAACATCGCCATTCAAAGAACACAAAAAAGATTTAAATGTTCGTGCGATTGAAGTCGTTTCGGATGAATCGGGAATTGATAAACCCGGAAAAAATATCTGGAAGAATACAGCGCTCGGAACAAAATATGATTTCTTCGGTTCGGCGCGTTATGTTCTCACCGAAGAAAACC is a window of Ignavibacteria bacterium DNA encoding:
- a CDS encoding transposase, encoding MKIEYRNLFTHFIFTTKNRFPIIPEASRERIEKYITGIVHKNDSRLYAIYANPEHMHFLVSRSPKLSEEKLATMVAESSSAFIIKNKLCTGMFAWQETASAFSVSKSEVDKVCKYILNQSEHHRKVTFAEEYVVFMKHYKEKLLFKK
- a CDS encoding TdeIII family type II restriction endonuclease, translating into MLEWLGVYFFQQPKAKINTLIAIPYNPYEPQPYKRWTMKGMLDLKNEVMVAEEFWNFLNGEGTYNDLLDCFEQAGIELRPEIDTYFSKFK
- a CDS encoding peptidase M64, with the translated sequence MQHKLFTLLITIISIIPSVLFSQQFEKYFTATTMRVDYFHTGTKGQETISLDKVYEENEWSGSKTNLVDNLNLGEFFVKVFDVQTNELIFSRGFSSVFNEWQTTDEALNGVWRTFHETVRFPFPKNKVQVTLSRRDKFIATGEMQTFREIFSCVIDPNNSNEINREKRTAKFTSFDVMNNGKPENKVDILILGDGYAKSDMKKFHDDAKHFTDVLFSTSPFKEHKKDLNVRAIEVVSDESGIDKPGKNIWKNTALGTKYDFFGSARYVLTEENRTMRDIAGNVPYDFITILINDDRYGGGGIYNLYTTCYTKTDKPGMEWQMDYVYVHEFGHSFGGLADEYYSSQVSYNDFYPKGIEPWEPNITANTNKATLKWKNFVTSETPIPTPWEKQEYDSLEKERGKLDRLAPDYYEKRKPLYDRGQEILKSSRYTKSVGAFEGAGYVSKGIFRPQIDCRMFTLSLGNFDAVCSAAIERVIEFYTK